Proteins co-encoded in one Sphingomonas carotinifaciens genomic window:
- a CDS encoding ABC transporter ATP-binding protein/permease — MTVSVSDIGAERVVRTERPKEYVGRNVWGDILQIFRIVFLHLKSDPLRGGLLWIYAFGSSTVSSWLGMQFMMRNADTTNGLVAGDYNAVVAALTGTATILAGMLILAVVNTTMTFTLRIRIRTFIANHLMDGWLLKRGLYAADESMRIDHPEQRVQEDSYSFALLVTDILPMIAGALTSFYLYSGALWALQTPFTLPMPDGSQVSIPHSLYFAALLSAGLLTLLAHLIGRVLTRLEVVRQRLEAGFRHDLGQAREYAEQIALSNGQRIERARAGQNFRLIQKNWTPYTFANAFLAAIQMSSTYFAMLVPTVLLFPLVLRGTMKLGDLQIAGQSFQALYFVLGTFVTLYTSFALLRSATLRIRLMEKATDTEPAVGFTSATSRDDTFAAKNLIIQAPDGEPLIAMNELRIPRGENWLIRGRSGTGKSTLFRTLAGLWPFGSGEISRPAEASVMFMPQLPYVPAGSIAELLSYPHTPDTFSQERLRQALIDVRLERLIPDLDSVRSWSKILSPGEQQRLCLGRALLQRPAYLFLDESTSSMDAETERDVLGALAKQLDTSTIVAISHTDRNSMPRDRVLTVRDGTATVSHSSDGRD; from the coding sequence ATGACTGTCAGCGTTTCCGACATCGGCGCCGAACGCGTCGTTAGGACCGAGCGTCCCAAGGAATATGTTGGGCGCAACGTCTGGGGAGATATCCTCCAGATATTTCGTATCGTCTTCCTGCACCTCAAGTCCGATCCGCTTCGCGGCGGGCTTCTTTGGATCTACGCCTTCGGATCATCAACCGTGTCGTCGTGGCTCGGCATGCAGTTCATGATGCGGAATGCTGACACGACCAACGGTCTGGTCGCAGGGGACTACAATGCGGTGGTCGCGGCGCTCACCGGCACCGCGACTATCCTTGCGGGCATGCTGATCCTCGCCGTGGTCAACACCACGATGACGTTCACGCTGCGCATCCGCATCCGGACATTCATCGCAAATCACCTGATGGATGGCTGGCTGTTGAAGCGCGGACTCTATGCGGCTGACGAGAGCATGCGCATCGATCATCCCGAACAGCGCGTTCAGGAGGATTCCTACAGCTTCGCGCTGCTCGTCACTGACATCCTGCCGATGATCGCGGGCGCGCTCACATCCTTCTACCTTTATTCGGGCGCGTTGTGGGCGTTGCAGACGCCCTTCACCCTGCCGATGCCGGACGGATCGCAAGTGTCGATTCCGCATTCGCTGTATTTCGCGGCATTGCTGTCCGCCGGCCTGCTTACCCTGCTCGCGCATCTGATCGGCCGCGTGCTCACGCGCCTCGAAGTGGTGCGGCAGCGGCTCGAAGCGGGCTTCCGCCACGATCTTGGTCAGGCGCGCGAATATGCCGAGCAGATCGCGCTCAGTAACGGCCAGCGGATCGAGCGGGCGCGTGCCGGGCAAAATTTCCGCCTGATCCAGAAGAACTGGACGCCCTACACCTTCGCCAACGCCTTCCTGGCGGCGATCCAGATGTCGTCGACTTATTTCGCCATGCTGGTCCCGACCGTTCTGCTGTTTCCGCTGGTGCTGCGCGGCACGATGAAGCTCGGCGACCTGCAGATTGCGGGCCAGTCCTTCCAGGCGCTTTATTTCGTCTTGGGCACTTTCGTGACCCTCTATACCAGCTTCGCCCTGCTGCGTTCGGCGACGCTGCGTATCCGCCTCATGGAAAAGGCGACGGATACTGAGCCTGCGGTCGGCTTCACCAGCGCGACATCGCGCGACGACACATTCGCGGCAAAGAACCTGATCATCCAGGCCCCGGACGGCGAGCCGCTGATCGCGATGAACGAACTGCGTATTCCACGCGGCGAAAACTGGCTGATCCGGGGCCGTTCAGGCACCGGCAAGAGCACATTGTTCCGTACGCTGGCAGGCCTATGGCCCTTTGGTTCGGGTGAAATCAGCCGGCCGGCGGAGGCGTCGGTGATGTTCATGCCGCAATTGCCCTATGTGCCGGCGGGCTCGATCGCCGAGTTGCTCAGCTATCCGCATACGCCGGACACGTTCAGCCAGGAGCGCTTACGTCAGGCGTTGATCGATGTTCGTCTCGAACGGCTCATTCCGGACCTGGACAGCGTGCGTTCCTGGTCGAAGATCCTGTCGCCGGGCGAGCAGCAGCGACTATGCCTAGGCCGCGCGCTGCTGCAACGGCCGGCTTATCTGTTCCTGGACGAATCAACCAGTTCGATGGACGCAGAGACGGAGCGGGATGTGCTTGGCGCGCTGGCGAAGCAGCTCGATACGTCGACCATCGTCGCCATCTCCCACACCGATCGCAATTCCATGCCCCGCGACCGTGTTTTGACCGTTCGGGACGGCACGGCAACTGTGTCGCATTCGAGTGATGGCCGTGATTGA
- the trxA gene encoding thioredoxin: protein MANLLSATDETFEELVLKSDRPVLVDFTAAWCGPCKAMAPAVEDVAREYEGEASVYLVDIDASQATSQAHKVMGVPTFMIFNKGVPVQRFTGSVSRSKLAAALEAVVEGDK from the coding sequence ATGGCCAATCTCCTTTCCGCCACGGACGAGACGTTCGAGGAACTGGTTCTCAAATCCGATCGCCCGGTGCTGGTCGATTTCACCGCCGCCTGGTGCGGGCCGTGTAAGGCGATGGCGCCGGCGGTCGAAGATGTCGCGCGCGAATATGAAGGCGAGGCATCAGTCTACCTCGTCGACATTGATGCCAGCCAAGCGACGAGCCAGGCGCACAAGGTTATGGGCGTTCCGACCTTCATGATCTTCAACAAGGGCGTGCCGGTGCAGCGTTTCACCGGCAGCGTGAGCCGGTCGAAGCTCGCCGCTGCGCTCGAAGCTGTGGTCGAGGGCGATAAGTGA